The DNA window ctgttattacaaaacaaaaacagacaaaaattacagattacttacattaaaatatgataaatgtaGTACATACCTACATGTTTCGTATGTACTTATTACTTGcaaaatacctattattatacctacctatatattttatttttttaacaaaacgcTTTGTATGACGTCCGGTTATTATGACGTGTTTGTCAATTCCCTTCGATGTCATTATAAACGGATTCCACTGTATTTCAGTAAGTGTAGAATGCGAAGGCTCGCACCTAGTAGTAACGTACAGACCGCGAGGCCTGTTCCGTGGGCGCATGTACGTGCCCGGCCGCAGCGAGCGTTGTAGTGCACGTGCTCTAACGCCGCCTGGGCCCGTCCGGCTTGCTCTACCTCTGCACGGTGACTGCGATGTCAATTTTGCCTATGCGATTACTAAAGGACCAACTGGAACCGTCAATAGGTAAGTCGATATATTTTCTACTCGCCCACTCAACTTTCTCCAATTCCATACAAATTTAGCAATACCAGCTTACATGTGGTGCTGATTTTTCAATGGGCTATCTCGACAAGGCTAGGCTTTCAGCGGCCAATTTCCGgcatgtatttatttcaagactagtgaattttattttgtttcttttttattaacatgtttTCTAATAAACGAGTgataatcaaaacaaaagtttttggAAACAATGGTCTAAAACGTATGTTTTCACACTGCTCCAGTGTAGTCTGGCTTTCATCGGACATACACAGGTTATCTCATGAAATTTTGCGATGCTTGCCCGCGACTGAACCcacaattatcggttaagatttacaaGTTTTAAACCACTGAgcgatttatacatataatcggTTGTTTTAATGTTCAGCAAATATTTCTAATGTCATTACAGAACGATGGCGTATGTGATGCTAATGATTCAGACCAATCCGATTATCCAGACTGCGGGGGACCGCTGGGTGCGCGTGGGATGTTCCCCGGGCTCAGGGGCTAGGGGTTATACTAAAGTTGACGCTACCGTCGCCGTGAAGGACTCCGggtaaaactattatttacatAGTCATTATGTGTATTGAATATTGATACTTTTCTAATATGAATAGGTaccttatttcattatttacattaaccTGGTTTATCAATTTACCAATGGAGGCATATGAcgataatcattacatagtataaaacaaagtcgcttaccgttgtctgtccctatgtatgcttagttctttaaaattacacaacagattttaatgcggtttctaaagtgatttcgtaaatgaacacattttttgcgcttacattgcaaatgctggctcaaaCCTACGCGATAggtcaaaataatgtagtacagtattgtacaccttaaaaaggtgtTCAAAAATGTCCGGgatatatatgtctatctcttagggataacccacaataactattttttatcctttacttgtTACGAgaagtaatggttttttttcgaagcgattttaagcattaCAGCACTAATCCTTCATCCATCATTCATCATCCATCATCacattaagtaccttaaatacattgtgcatttaatatagatcaatatggcccattacagcatgtcatttaaatgaatattttcgaagatatcatagatttaaaacgcagggacatagcggtttgtattgtctaacaactgaaaaactgtgaacgttgtgaggtcattctgtagtatatttagtggcagcattgcacccgtgcgaagccggggcgggtttctagtaatgaaaaaaataaattgaaatcataACATGAATTCATGGAGAGTACGGACAACTAAGTTTTTACGCCATCGTCGATTAGGAAATGTGTGTAATatttgcattatatatatttcacataaGACGGCCATCACTAGCCAGTGAGTCGTCGAACGAGGACATCGACAACCGTGGTGCGAGTGCCGTGTTCGGCGCCGGCGCACCGCTCGCGATGTACGCCGTGCGCGCGCACGACGGACACACGGGCGCGCTAGCACTCGGCGAGCCGCTGGAGCTGAGGATAGAAACTACGGGTAGGACATTAGACACACTAAATAATCATTACATGTTAACTATACTCATCTAATAATCAGATAGCACTTGCCGTTTACTACATTCtgcatgatttattttttaaattaaattcaaacatatCAAGTGTAAAATGACGAAGCGAAAAACGAGAATTTATGTttgtgtatgaaatatatttcaaacttaGTTGATCtgctctttaattatttttttatgtttatcgaATAGGTGTACTAATATATGAGATGAGCAAATAAGAAACGCGTGTACAAAATATGATTCGGCAAAGTACTGAGATATGTACCTATTAccaagattaatatttatcttaaaattgatCTCAGGCCTGAGCAATATGGCATTACAGGTTTCTTTGTctatcattttacaaactatattaagtgaagctaattatattaagaattaagttcggaatgtagattctaccggcaagaaactcagcatttactctttttcaacaatttaaaatacaaagttatgttaattaaatacaattacatatgtttattatatattcggcCTGGAAGTTAACAAGTATTAAGTCCAggctttttttatcatatatactttctacgtaatatatatatgtatagtcttgtattgaaatatatgtattttttcaaaatgatttgaatttaaattttagtacacacaaatatttaagtaaaacatgATCATCACACAAGATGTACTATGTCacacattttatttgtaatgcccagtttttttagtttattgaaaTCTTAAGttctaacattatttaataacgttttatAGATGAATCAGAAATTGAAGCTTATCACTTGGTGGCTTCTTCAAGACTTGGCGATAGCTCGGTGCTATTGTTGGACAGCAGAGGGTGTCCAACGGGGCAGGTATAGTTATTTCCAATTAAACCAAATCAATATGTTATATCTTTGTTTGAGTCGATTATGATGAAAAACTCTGTTTtctaaaattgacaaatatttattaaatcaattaactttataattaaaatcaacaaatactaatgcTTACCATGAGTACTTATGACTCTTCGTTtctattcatgtttttttttttacaatagttgtaaatatgttaattatatgcTCTCTAGCAAATGTAGACATATACATTTGTTAAAAAGCATATTAGCAAGTGCGATTTTTCTATagaaacgaatatttatttaacccaaGAAGGACTTATTTTGCAGAatcaaaaattttgttttatgtttttcatctcatcaataaaatataattatttacaattttaattatgtaaaggATCAGCCATTACAATTTTCATTCTTATTAGAACAATCTGGAAAATgttactgttttaaatattttttaggttgATTTTCCGTCATTTACGAGGTCTCGGGTTGGAGGAATGCAGCGACTTTCGGCGCAATTCAAGGCGTTCCGTTTTCCGACTTCCCAGGTTGTACGTTTCTCCATAATGGTACGATTCTGCGATGGAAAATGTCCTACGGTATTGATCTCCTTAATTCACAGCCATAGTAAATTCcacgaacataaaaatatattatgttaattgaaattataacatTGCAGAAAAACTGTGGCAAAATAGAGCAATTAAGGAACGCAAGAGACGCTAACGACACGTTTGGAGCAACAGATGCGCAGGTTTCTGAGGTTGCGAACCAAGAGGTGGAGGTGGGAGGACGATTCCGCTTAATATGCTATTGCTATTGCTATCTAATATCATATATCAATATTTCGAACATACTCAGTCGTTATTCTGTCAAGACTCGTTCGTTTTTATAGTCCTCAATACTTAATCAAGTATATTATACGCATCCcatgtatttaattcaattaaaagtcTGATTGTTATCATTGCCTTAAAATTTGGATAGCTGCTTTAAACACCTGCctgcatataaatataaatttaacaaaatacaaatattggtAGTCACGTCATTAATTGTACTTCGAATATATTGGCTACAACACAACTTAAAAGAGATGAACGTTGTTATGTAACAGTTTATTTTTCGGAgttcttatacatatataatgccTCAGTGATCTTGGCAGCAACTGCCAATGGACTGTGACTAATGAGGCCTAAAAGATCAAAACCTTGCGTTCGTTAGGATCGCTTTTGCTACAAATCTCCTTACtcgtcttatataatataaaaataacaaacgtgGTCTTACATAGCAGGCCTGGGCCACCGCAGTAAGGACGGGGTGCGGTGAtgcggagagggtaccgctcgAGTTGCAGCTGCTGGTTGGCGCGAAACCCGTGCTCTCCGACACGCTCGTCCGCGCCGACCATCGCTCTGCGCTACGTGAGTAACAACCGCATTAAACGGCACACTATGCACTATAGAAGATGTTCAGCCTCGGATCTACGATTTCTTTGAGTTGGggcaaaacaatattatttgcgCACGTCCCGGTTTGACTTACCCCTTGATCGGAGCTAAATGTGTCAGAAACAGGCTCTTTGCGGGGATTATGCCGAAAAAATACGATGATAGATAGAGATAGCTAGTGCGCTGTATTCAATtgctacatatttaattaaacatatcagAGGCAGTATACTTATACTGCTCCTTAGCAGGATCATATAAGAATTTCCAAGGTTTCCTTGGATTGCACGGAAATCGGATAACGgactatataatatgtaataaagcTACTAGTGAATCTTAATAAGCgctgttatatattattctaacttatatatgaaaaacattttatccgCTGAGTATAATTGTGCGATTGGTAGCCTATAATAGCGAGGAATAATAATTTAGAGGATTATAATAAACCTTTACTCGTGCTATCAGCGGACGACGCGCGGCCAACAGACAGTGCAATGGTTTGTGTGCATGAGTTGTTGCTGGTGGCGCTGATGCTGGCGTGGCTCGCTGTGCAGGTATTGCTGCTGTTGGGATGCTGTGTACTCGTTAAGAGGTTTATTGTCATTTTATCTTTCATAAATACACATCACATTATTGcccttataaaatttatttagaaatggcACAAAGTGTAAGTCTTAAAGCATTAAGCCGTTATTCCGTCAATTCTCTTTCAAATTTGGTTTTGCTGGTTGAATGATTCATGgcctacatatttaatattggtaCACTTGTTTGATCGATGACTCAAGCCTGATGATATCATTAGGCTTTGCcggaaataatatatgtatgtaaatcgccataattttgaaattcattaaactttaataagcTCACCATTTCAGCCGATAATGATCTGGAACGTTAATTGGGAAATTAtataacagtaattatttttttttcagatatagAAATTTAGCAGAAATGAATATGCAGAAAGATTACCATTCCTTCGACAACGTGGGCTTTGAAACTAGCTCTACACATCGACGTGTTCATTGGCCAGACCAAAACATAGATATAATACACGCCACATAGTTACctttaaattttgtatcaaaGTAGTATAGTCCAATTTGTATTATagtctgtatttaaatatacttaaataaatatatttattaattgactaacttttatttaactataccTGTTTGAATGCGTGGGCTAAATTTTAAACCTAATGCTTCCAGCGACAGTAACGAAATACCTTTGAGTACTCATTTATTTAACAGAATATTAGTAGGTATCATTATagcatactttaatatatatttattgaaaaaaattaaccatagAACTCGCTACGACACAAAAGACTACAGCTCAGCTACCATCCTAATTCCTCAAAAAtcgtaccaattttttttaaattgtatgagtGCGGCGGCCGCATAGCATACTCGTACTGTGtagctatatatgtataattttcaatattgagTTATTAGTCttgttactatttatattatatactgattATTACCACAGAATCCCGCGGCAAAGACGCTTCTTTATAGACATAGACAATATTACCTCTATTTTACTTATGAAGGGAATATATCGTATATTCTCTCACTTTAACATGGAATAAAAACCGCGGagcactaaatatatttttgataattctcAAACTCAAATAATTTgccagataattttttttaagttgttttgCATATGAATAAAACATTCGTATATTTGTTATACCAAAGTTCCACAGTTCAATTAACAAATGtacttaaacaatataaattggtacaaaaaaacattcatttacGATTCAAAAAGCGAAAATGCCATAAAAAGCAAAGCTAGTAGCGTGTTAAccctaattaaaatatcatatatttcatGAAAAAGCGATAgtcttttatatagaaaaatatccaaaaaaagtGATGTcacaaagtaatatatatataataaatatgttctcAAATAAAACGTTTCGAGtagtgtttaaattatatttgatcgtaaacaaaacaaaatttaatacaaattgcaCACACGAGTTATTTTTTAGGTAAATTGGAATACTTTTACTTGGTTcataatttttctataaataaaccgAAAACGATGTAGCCGTAGAGTCGATGTTAGTTCCgaacacaatatatttcaaGCTGGGTCGTATGGACTCTACTGCGTGGCGTTGCTCGCCGCATAGAGCAgaggcggcgcgggcgcgggcggggGCGCGACGCCAGGCTGGCGTCCACCACGCGGCGCCGACTGTCTCACACTCTGTCTGTTCGAAGCTGCGTTGTAGTGGTACCCATCGAACTTGTCGCCGCCACCACCACCGCCGGTTTGCGTCGGGTATGTCGCTGTACCCATGTACAtcacctaaaaataataaacattaaaaaaaattgaccaaTTAATCTGTGATTCAGCATCGACAGAATATGTATTCAATTCGGAGCTTCTAACTTATTAAAAGTGAGTTTCAAAatagtattgtttaaaaatcatCCACATTGAGCAACACCGCTCGTATCTACGCAGCCAGCAATCTGctcgaaatattaatataattacaatagttGCACTTTACTCACTTGTGGTCGGTAGCCGTCGGGCCCAGCCTCATATTCGACAAGCTGTGTTCTCCCATCTGGTAACAACACGTGGTATGAACCCTGGGCACGGTCATCCTTTCGTTTCTCATTATGTCCGAAGTCCAAAGAGACACCATTATCTTGCACATCATATGTGAATTCATAATTTGCTGGTAACTGAAAATCAAGCCCTTACGTCACCAACAAACCACGCATACAACACCCggtatcaaaatataaacataaaggatacatttttgtttatatttttaatacaatttttaaaataggtaacaaaaagtatttttttagaaatatttaataaaagcaactCACAGTTGGTTCAACTATTGGTTTCTTATTGCCGCCACCGCCACTGCCTGTATTTGTTTTAGGTGGAAGATATTCTTGCGCAGAAGTAAAAGACTTCAACGACACCCAAGCCAGTAATGTTACCTgaaccaaaatatataataatatataaataaataatgcaatttaTAGAACTTTATATCTAACTCTATAACGTTTGCCTCTATTTTGACTTAATGAACTGAAGTAAAACCCTTTTATAACtgcataacaaaatataagtttttactttaaaaaatcttttaactcaCGTAAAAAATCTTCCACATTCTGGAAATGTTGGTGTCTGAAGGTGCCAAGAGGTTATGGTTAGAAATACCAACAGGGGACGTATATAAACGCTCAGGTCGCGGTTGCGACCGTGCCGCCCCTATCATTTTCATTACAAAGCTGCACGATCCATGAAAATTTCGAAAGAAAAATAACCCATAATAGCATAATAGCTAGTCtagcttattattttaatgagtaaCATAAAATTTGGTGTCAAAATATAGTTAGGCCTACTACGACGAGCTGACAATATACccacaaaaatattgtacatggctcatgaaaaaataaaaaatattgattcattTTATACTGAGAACTTCTTGAAAAAATATCAACAGCTCGTTGAATTGGTCTCCATACTTATTGGATCAGATAATCAAGAGCTGATGATAGAGCAGCAATGATGCCATAGGATCTTTGTCTTATTAGTGGAGAACGGACTTAGTTTTAATACAATAGATTGGTCTCAATAAAGTTACATAACGATGACAAGTATCTCAAGGAAAAGGAAGATcagaattttttattaaacaaaatgagTAGACTTGCGTATCGGTCCCCGAAACTACTTGacaaaaaaaatggtttatactgtttaatataaaaaaaaaatgtttttggttcctttgttttttcatttacatttaactCATGGATTACGGAATGTCGTATTCGTTTCTggatttaaaaatcattaaaatcatataaattatatccatAGGAATGTATACAAGaagtataatacaaattatataaaaaaaatcgtatggtgaaatttttaagataaaatagttagataacatttatataaatagctttTAATCTGTGTTCCATTTCTATATAACTTTACTAGATATATCACACATCTTATTTCCCAGGGTTGGTCGCGCATTGTcggtaaggaaaggttaatttATAACAGCGGCAATGTTTACGGGCGGTTGTAACCACCGACCATCAGATGGTTCAATTGCCCGTCTACCGATTATACACTGTCTCTTCGTACACTCGATGTTTAAAAACAGAATTATTGTTGGAATTTAAACCGCTAAACCGGTGCACGTGTGCCTAAAAAGGGACAATAATTCAATCAATATAAAGTCGGTATTGTGTTCATAATTGAGCAATAcctaaaaaatgtaatcatggTGGCAAATTACTGGTACTTCTGTATGAAATTTGATCTGgatctgtataaaaatatatttgtagtatttttataaatgtcttagaaatatatcaaatgattaaaaagtatacaaaattatatctattatgaTTGACTGTACGCCAGAAGGCTATACCTATGTATAGGATTGCCAGGTCGCCAAACCCAATAGCCGGACAGACCAGCAAGTTTGACCGGACATTTGGGTAAAAAGGCCGGACACCCTACATTGTTGAAGATTTTGTGTCCTAGTATTAAAtgatacagtaaaaaaaatggtatgtaAAATCAAGTTTTTCTGATCTGAGTctggttaattttaaattatatataaatgaaatcgaATGTATCGtttgcgaaataaataaataaaatctaaaaagcCTAACAAAAGCCGGACAAGCCGGACCCTGTTTATTTTGGGCGAACGCGCAATCAAAAAACCCAAGTATGTCCGGCTTTATCCGGACGCCTGGCAACCCTACTTATGTAGTAGTTTCAATGAATTATAAGCCTGATATAATAATTTCGCGTATAGTGtaataatatatcctgcgtCGTTGGCCGGTCTCCATTAAGATTTGCCGCCGTGGCCTAATTCTGTTAGTACTTCATTATAACCATTACATATTGTAATGAGTAGTTAAATAATAccaataacttaataattatagtaatacataatatacataaggGACACTACTATTGGGTCGCCAACCATGGAAACATAGATGATTTGTGCCATGTGCCTGTAAATACActcattaccgtctttaccatagggcacacggggcacgtgcccagggcctcCATCCTGAGAGAGCCCCGATGAACCAACGACTTCTTTCCCACGTTTGTTCTCACGTTGACTgcaatgtatattttcgaaagtgatatatttgtaagaaataactaacatatttatcaaaaaaggctataaaatagccataagattgtacaaccaatcagattcctacgaataCACGAAAATTACTGCATCGTTTATAACTATACTTAAGGCCGGgccataagcaaattatttgtacatggtagtaaatatctaccaaaagggccccaaattcatgggtgcccaagaaccccagcatagcttgagacggctctgaaTACACTGGCACGTTCACAATTCGGAACTATACAGTCATAtagcttataatttttatcaatattcaattataaagctaaaaattttcatttaaatcatcatcatccagcactggcctctccaaatgcacgccactgtggtctttcttcggcaactcgcatccagctcctgccagccgtcttgcgcaaatcgttactccaccgtgcctgaggacgtcctacactacgtttgccgagacgcggtctccactctagaacacgttttccccaacggttatccgTTCTACGACAAATgtggccagcccactgccacttcagcttactaatccggtgggctatgtcgatgactttggttctctgacggatcacctcatttgcCTCacctgatgcgatccctcagagaaaCGCCTAGCATaaccctttccatagcacgctgagcgactttaaacTGGTGGACCAGccttgtcgtgagtgtccacgtttcggctccgtatgtcatgacgggtaggacgcactggttgaagactttcgtcttaaggcactgtgggatcgacgatgtaAAGATTTGAcgtaacttcccaaatgctgcccaacTTAGCCGAATTCTTCTATTCACCTCGTCCTCAAAattgtttctacctaatcgcaatgtctgcccgaggtagacatatttttgaacaacttcgaggacggGACCctgtatcgcaatcggttccggtagaacatgttcattgaacatgaccttggttttatccaagttcatccgtacgccgatgcgcatagaagaagcagccagctcattcagcatTTGTTATAGGTGCTGCAGTgtttctgccatgatgacgTTGTCGTCTGCGAATAGGGTGCTGTATCCGCTCCGAAACCCGGCCTGTTCAGGGGTTGGAATTTGTCGAATCTTCGGGCAAGACGGTTCATGATCACTCTTGAAATCAGCTTATAGACGTGGCTCAGTAGggatatgggtcgatagttcttcagcagggtcttgtctccctttttgaagaacaggacGACCACACTCCTGCTCCACGCCTCCGGAGTTCACCCTTCGAGAGGACAAAGTTAAAAAGCTGGAGCTCCCTCAGTACCGGTTTACCTCCTGCTTTCAATAACTCTGTTGTAACCCCGTCCTCTCCAggggcttttccatttttaagctatttaagaGCAATCTCGATTTCGCCAATACTGACTTCTGTCAGGTCTTCGGTGAAATGGCGTGTTAATGTAGCTCTAGGATCCTCATTTTCGGGATCAGGTCGAGATGCATGCGATGCGTATAACCGGCCGTAGAAGTCCTCTATTTCCGAAAGAACTCCCGCCTTGGAAGAAACGACTTCTTCACGTGCTGTGGTCAACTTCATCAGGTGGCTCCTTCCAAGAGATTGTACGAATACCTTAGATTCTAGATTTCCCCGATTCTGCTCGATGGCTCTTTCAATCGTACGAGTATTGGAGTACCGGAGGTCGTGTCGTACGCACTTGCTGATCTCTTGGTTTAGTTGCCGTTTCTCTGACGAAGTGACAAGTGCATTTTCACGTCATTTCTTCATAAGCCCTAAGTCTCTTCCGAGAGTTTGGACTTTCTGACCTTACGCTGCATGCTACAAAATCTCGTGCCTTCTTCTCTGAGAATTCGAACTACATAATCGAGGTTCTGGTTTACGTCTGTTGTGGTTTTCACGGCAGCGAATCGGTTCTTCAGGTTTGACTGGAACGTTTCAGATCCCGCAATGGTTTCGAGCAGGATTGGTCGGAGTGTAGACTTCATCAGACGAACGCGCTcggccttaaaattgatattcag is part of the Vanessa tameamea isolate UH-Manoa-2023 chromosome 10, ilVanTame1 primary haplotype, whole genome shotgun sequence genome and encodes:
- the LOC113392553 gene encoding uncharacterized protein LOC113392553 isoform X3; translated protein: MSPDEATPVFVYSASGDEESLTGACLARCRELEDCAAVIVAYTKGNCQGIAMSHTTQFHADNDVAYFNKICLKSSHNCDNSWWSLESTPGYYLNSEGSNVKVITNTTVEQCYNAVFSTNDKFYRSAQWIYADSTPEAFVLSDSLIGNCILNGENKFTEPESYRVSNYYTVYIENQCGHDYPKKIDRCSYEEYYNQTLKHVDLTAKNYTKDECKLACESEKRFVCRGFTWTVAPSRGLCDLHGEDLVTTGSWLLRRVTGATYYRRVICLNISVECEGSHLVVTYRPRGLFRGRMYVPGRSERCSARALTPPGPVRLALPLHGDCDVNFAYAITKGPTGTVNRTMAYVMLMIQTNPIIQTAGDRWVRVGCSPGSGARGYTKVDATVAVKDSGRPSLASESSNEDIDNRGASAVFGAGAPLAMYAVRAHDGHTGALALGEPLELRIETTDESEIEAYHLVASSRLGDSSVLLLDSRGCPTGQVDFPSFTRSRVGGMQRLSAQFKAFRFPTSQVVRFSIMVRFCDGKCPTKNCGKIEQLRNARDANDTFGATDAQVSEVANQEQAWATAVRTGCGDAERVPLELQLLVGAKPVLSDTLVRADHRSALPDDARPTDSAMVCVHELLLVALMLAWLAVQVLLLLGCCVLVKRYRNLAEMNMQKDYHSFDNVGFETSSTHRRVHWPDQNIDIIHAT
- the LOC113392553 gene encoding uncharacterized protein LOC113392553 isoform X2, with amino-acid sequence MMQYGKIVCVILFTLTAYSEPRCSPTQSQTFVRWSGMSPDEATPVFVYSASGDEESLTGACLARCRELEDCAAVIVAYTKGNCQGIAMSHTTQFHADNDVAYFNKICLKSSHNCDNSWWSLESTPGYYLNSEGSNVKVITNTTVEQCYNAVFSTNDKFYRSAQWIYADSTPEAFVLSDSLIGNCILNGENKFTEPESYRVSNYYTVYIENQCGHDYPKKIDRCSYEEYYNQTLKHVDLTAKNYTKDECKLACESEKRFVCRGFTWTVAPSRGLCDLHGEDLVTTGSWLLRRVTGATYYRRVICLNISVECEGSHLVVTYRPRGLFRGRMYVPGRSERCSARALTPPGPVRLALPLHGDCDVNFAYAITKGPTGTVNRTMAYVMLMIQTNPIIQTAGDRWVRVGCSPGSGARGYTKVDATVAVKDSGRPSLASESSNEDIDNRGASAVFGAGAPLAMYAVRAHDGHTGALALGEPLELRIETTDESEIEAYHLVASSRLGDSSVLLLDSRGCPTGQVDFPSFTRSRVGGMQRLSAQFKAFRFPTSQVVRFSIMVRFCDGKCPTKNCGKIEQLRNARDANDTFGATDAQVSEVANQEAWATAVRTGCGDAERVPLELQLLVGAKPVLSDTLVRADHRSALPDDARPTDSAMVCVHELLLVALMLAWLAVQVLLLLGCCVLVKRYRNLAEMNMQKDYHSFDNVGFETSSTHRRVHWPDQNIDIIHAT
- the LOC113392592 gene encoding pro-resilin-like, whose translation is ILVQVTLLAWVSLKSFTSAQEYLPPKTNTGSGGGGNKKPIVEPTLPANYEFTYDVQDNGVSLDFGHNEKRKDDRAQGSYHVLLPDGRTQLVEYEAGPDGYRPQVMYMGTATYPTQTGGGGGGDKFDGYHYNAASNRQSVRQSAPRGGRQPGVAPPPAPAPPLLYAASNATQ
- the LOC113392553 gene encoding uncharacterized protein LOC113392553 isoform X1, which encodes MMQYGKIVCVILFTLTAYSEPRCSPTQSQTFVRWSGMSPDEATPVFVYSASGDEESLTGACLARCRELEDCAAVIVAYTKGNCQGIAMSHTTQFHADNDVAYFNKICLKSSHNCDNSWWSLESTPGYYLNSEGSNVKVITNTTVEQCYNAVFSTNDKFYRSAQWIYADSTPEAFVLSDSLIGNCILNGENKFTEPESYRVSNYYTVYIENQCGHDYPKKIDRCSYEEYYNQTLKHVDLTAKNYTKDECKLACESEKRFVCRGFTWTVAPSRGLCDLHGEDLVTTGSWLLRRVTGATYYRRVICLNISVECEGSHLVVTYRPRGLFRGRMYVPGRSERCSARALTPPGPVRLALPLHGDCDVNFAYAITKGPTGTVNRTMAYVMLMIQTNPIIQTAGDRWVRVGCSPGSGARGYTKVDATVAVKDSGRPSLASESSNEDIDNRGASAVFGAGAPLAMYAVRAHDGHTGALALGEPLELRIETTDESEIEAYHLVASSRLGDSSVLLLDSRGCPTGQVDFPSFTRSRVGGMQRLSAQFKAFRFPTSQVVRFSIMVRFCDGKCPTKNCGKIEQLRNARDANDTFGATDAQVSEVANQEQAWATAVRTGCGDAERVPLELQLLVGAKPVLSDTLVRADHRSALPDDARPTDSAMVCVHELLLVALMLAWLAVQVLLLLGCCVLVKRYRNLAEMNMQKDYHSFDNVGFETSSTHRRVHWPDQNIDIIHAT